In Nitrospirota bacterium, one genomic interval encodes:
- a CDS encoding formate dehydrogenase yields MSEPVLAAILTRHRTSPPNILHTLLEIQETLGSVSPGAIPEIARSLDVTEADVAGVLSYYPELRTAKPGRHVIRVCLGESCMANHGATVLARVRAHLKIEVGETTRDGRFTLERVYCVGNCAVGPSLMVDGEVVGRVSPDQVPALLDSYP; encoded by the coding sequence ATGAGCGAACCGGTCCTGGCAGCCATCCTGACCCGTCACCGAACCAGCCCCCCCAATATCTTGCACACCCTGTTGGAGATACAGGAGACTCTGGGTTCCGTATCGCCGGGCGCCATTCCCGAGATCGCCCGATCCCTGGACGTCACCGAAGCGGACGTGGCCGGTGTCCTGTCCTACTATCCGGAGCTGCGGACGGCCAAGCCGGGACGGCACGTGATCCGGGTCTGCTTGGGAGAATCCTGCATGGCCAACCATGGCGCCACGGTGCTGGCACGCGTGCGCGCGCACCTGAAGATCGAGGTGGGGGAGACAACCCGGGACGGCCGGTTCACGCTGGAGCGCGTCTATTGCGTCGGGAACTGCGCGGTCGGTCCCAGCCTCATGGTGGATGGAGAGGTGGTCGGCCGAGTGAGCCCGGATCAGGTCCCAGCGCTGCTGGATAGCTATCCATGA
- a CDS encoding formate dehydrogenase translates to MTRLYLSNDTSARAAGTERLAQAWASAPGLELVRTSARGAFFLEPLVERDLPGGRMAWSNATPDDLPNILAGIGGTPVNRIAFLADQQRVTFANFGMTRPLALEDYGSLGGWQGLERAGSLSPDAIIGELKTSRLRGRGGAAFPVWSKWQVAKDAAADQKYVVANADEGDAGTYCDRMIMEGEPFRLIEGMLICARAIGATRGFIYCRQEYPAAARTLREAIAAAERAGWLTDERGRFHLEVFVGAGSYVCGEETALLESLEGRRGVVRAKPPYPALSGLYGKPTIVSNVLTFATVPSILARGGDWHASLGTEGSRGTMALQIGGRVKQPGLVEIPFGATLAEVIERFGGGMAAGARFKAVQIGGPLGSLFPASRLDIPICYDAFSKAGAILGHGGIVVYDDGTDMVELARHFMAFTADESCGKCTPCRIGSVRSREILEQLQAGRSRPGDLDLLADLGETMKGASLCALGQRAPYPVLTAIEHFPDEFR, encoded by the coding sequence ATGACGCGCCTCTACCTTTCCAATGACACCTCGGCCCGCGCCGCCGGCACGGAACGATTGGCGCAAGCCTGGGCGAGCGCCCCTGGCCTTGAACTGGTGCGAACGTCCGCCCGCGGGGCTTTTTTCCTCGAGCCCTTGGTCGAACGAGACCTGCCCGGCGGCCGGATGGCCTGGTCCAACGCCACGCCCGATGACCTGCCGAACATCCTTGCCGGGATCGGCGGGACTCCCGTCAACCGCATTGCCTTTCTCGCCGACCAACAGCGGGTGACCTTCGCCAATTTCGGGATGACGAGACCCCTGGCGCTCGAGGACTACGGATCTCTTGGCGGATGGCAGGGACTGGAGCGGGCGGGCAGCCTTTCACCTGACGCCATTATCGGAGAGTTGAAGACCTCCCGCCTGCGCGGGCGTGGCGGGGCCGCCTTCCCGGTGTGGAGCAAATGGCAGGTCGCCAAGGACGCGGCGGCGGACCAGAAATATGTCGTCGCCAACGCGGACGAAGGCGATGCCGGCACCTATTGCGACCGGATGATCATGGAGGGTGAGCCCTTCCGCCTGATCGAAGGGATGCTGATCTGTGCGCGAGCCATCGGGGCGACGCGCGGGTTCATCTATTGTCGCCAGGAATATCCGGCGGCGGCGCGGACCTTGCGCGAGGCGATCGCCGCCGCGGAGCGGGCCGGATGGTTGACGGACGAGCGCGGTCGGTTCCATCTGGAGGTCTTCGTCGGCGCCGGATCCTACGTCTGCGGCGAGGAAACGGCGTTGCTGGAGTCATTGGAGGGACGACGGGGCGTGGTCCGGGCCAAGCCTCCTTACCCGGCCCTGTCGGGCCTCTATGGAAAGCCCACGATCGTGAGCAACGTTCTGACCTTCGCCACGGTCCCGAGCATTCTGGCCAGGGGCGGCGACTGGCATGCGTCGCTCGGCACGGAGGGGTCACGCGGCACGATGGCGCTGCAGATCGGCGGCCGGGTCAAGCAACCGGGCTTGGTGGAGATTCCCTTCGGCGCGACGCTGGCCGAGGTCATCGAGCGGTTCGGCGGCGGCATGGCTGCCGGCGCCCGCTTCAAGGCGGTGCAGATCGGCGGACCGCTGGGCAGCCTGTTTCCCGCCTCCCGCCTGGACATTCCCATCTGTTACGACGCGTTCAGCAAAGCCGGGGCGATTCTCGGGCATGGCGGGATCGTGGTCTACGACGACGGGACCGACATGGTGGAGCTGGCCCGTCATTTCATGGCCTTCACGGCCGACGAATCCTGCGGCAAATGCACGCCCTGCCGGATCGGCTCGGTGCGGAGCCGCGAAATTCTCGAGCAGCTCCAGGCGGGCCGCAGCCGGCCGGGAGACCTCGACTTGCTGGCCGATCTGGGCGAGACGATGAAAGGGGCCAGTCTTTGCGCGCTGGGCCAGCGGGCGCCCTATCCGGTCCTGACGGCGATCGAACATTTTCCGGATGAGTTCCGGTAA
- a CDS encoding formate dehydrogenase subunit alpha, which translates to MTQMDTSSIHITIDGRSVTATAGETVYAAARRADIAIPSLCASPHLAPFGSCRLCLCEVEGQSGTPASCTTLVREGMAIRTESERLATHRKNIVELYLSEQPAGTEQPEPLRQLAAHLGLTEVRYASGSQRTAYRDTSNPFFSFDNARCISCARCVRACDEIQGTFALTMAGRGFESRPIAGSQSLSGGTNGFASSNCVSCGACVKECPTGALTDQTVLERGAPTRQVRTTCAYCGVGCTFNAGASGGRIISMVPADDGPSNQGHACMKGRYGWTYNYAPDRLRVPLLRRGSSWVEITWNEALDQVAREFTRIKQSQGPDALATISSSRGTNEENYLFAKFMRCVVGTNHIDNCARVCHSATVTGMMEVLGASAATNSIRDFDLAKLILVVGANPTESHPVVGARIKQAHRRGTTLIVIDPRRTELARLADIHLQLKPGTNVALLNGLGHVIAQEGLLDRAFIDARTDGLADWLETVGACTPEHTEQITGVPAELIRKTARLYAQSGASSCVHGLGVTEHRWGSHGVIALCNLALATGNIGRPGTGINPLRGQNNVQGASDMGCLPTYFAGYQSFDDPALAARHLTITGRPLPATRGMKTPDMWDAALEGRLKGLWIIGYDVAQTDPNLTKVREALSRLEFLVVQELFLTETTKFAHLVIPGASFLEKDGTFTNLERRIQRIRKAVDPPEGVLPDWQVVGEVATRMGYPMSYGHPSEIMDEIAQLTPTLAGVSYERLEGEGLQWPVPSAAHPGTALMHGDRFPRGKATFVPVDYLPPSESPNEAYPFTLVTGRILQHYNCGAQTRRTDILQLVDADVLEMHPEDAARLNVADGESVRLVSERGEAQLPVAVSERVRPGELFTSFHFPAIAINRLLSSSADESSKCPEYKVSTVRVEKLTPARQTAPAHARLIT; encoded by the coding sequence ATGACTCAAATGGATACATCATCCATCCATATCACGATCGACGGCCGCTCCGTGACTGCCACGGCCGGCGAGACGGTCTACGCCGCGGCTCGGAGAGCCGACATCGCCATTCCGAGTCTCTGCGCCTCGCCCCACCTGGCGCCGTTCGGATCCTGCCGGCTCTGCCTCTGCGAGGTGGAAGGCCAGAGCGGCACCCCCGCGTCCTGCACCACGTTGGTGCGGGAGGGGATGGCGATCCGAACGGAGAGCGAGCGGCTGGCCACGCACAGGAAAAATATCGTCGAGCTCTATCTCTCCGAGCAGCCGGCGGGGACGGAGCAGCCGGAACCGCTCCGGCAGCTGGCGGCCCACCTGGGACTCACCGAAGTGCGTTACGCCTCGGGCTCGCAGCGTACCGCCTACAGAGACACCTCCAATCCCTTTTTCTCCTTCGACAATGCCCGCTGCATCTCCTGCGCCCGCTGCGTCCGGGCCTGCGACGAAATCCAAGGGACGTTTGCTCTCACCATGGCGGGGCGGGGATTTGAATCAAGACCCATTGCCGGCTCGCAGTCCTTGAGCGGCGGGACGAACGGCTTCGCCTCCTCCAACTGCGTCTCCTGCGGCGCCTGCGTAAAGGAATGTCCGACCGGAGCCCTGACGGACCAGACCGTTCTTGAACGAGGCGCGCCGACCAGGCAGGTTCGGACCACTTGCGCCTATTGCGGCGTGGGCTGCACCTTCAACGCCGGCGCCAGCGGCGGCCGGATCATCAGCATGGTGCCGGCCGACGACGGCCCGTCCAACCAAGGCCATGCCTGCATGAAGGGCCGGTACGGGTGGACCTACAACTATGCGCCGGATCGGCTGCGCGTCCCGCTGTTGCGCCGAGGCTCGTCCTGGGTGGAGATCACGTGGAACGAGGCGCTGGACCAGGTGGCGCGGGAGTTCACCAGGATCAAACAATCCCAGGGGCCTGACGCGCTGGCGACGATCTCGTCGAGCCGAGGCACGAACGAGGAGAACTATCTCTTTGCCAAATTCATGCGCTGCGTGGTCGGCACCAACCACATCGACAACTGCGCCCGCGTCTGCCACAGCGCCACCGTGACCGGCATGATGGAGGTTCTGGGCGCCTCCGCGGCGACCAACTCGATCCGGGACTTCGATCTGGCCAAGCTGATTCTGGTCGTTGGCGCCAATCCCACCGAGTCCCACCCGGTCGTCGGGGCCAGGATCAAGCAGGCGCACCGGCGAGGGACGACGCTCATTGTGATTGACCCGCGCCGCACGGAACTGGCCCGCCTCGCGGACATCCATTTGCAGTTGAAACCCGGTACCAACGTGGCGCTGCTGAACGGCCTCGGCCATGTGATCGCCCAGGAAGGGCTGCTGGACCGGGCTTTTATCGATGCGCGAACGGACGGGCTCGCCGATTGGCTGGAGACCGTCGGGGCCTGCACGCCGGAGCACACCGAACAGATCACCGGCGTCCCGGCCGAGTTGATCCGCAAGACCGCCCGCCTCTACGCCCAAAGCGGCGCCTCGTCCTGCGTCCATGGATTGGGCGTGACCGAGCATCGGTGGGGTAGCCACGGGGTGATCGCTCTGTGCAATCTGGCGCTGGCCACCGGCAACATCGGCCGGCCCGGAACCGGCATCAACCCCCTGCGCGGCCAAAACAACGTCCAAGGCGCGTCGGACATGGGCTGCCTCCCGACCTATTTCGCCGGCTATCAGAGCTTCGACGATCCGGCCTTGGCCGCCCGCCATCTGACGATCACCGGACGCCCCTTGCCCGCCACGCGCGGGATGAAAACGCCGGACATGTGGGACGCGGCGCTGGAGGGGCGGTTAAAAGGGCTCTGGATCATCGGCTACGACGTGGCCCAGACCGACCCGAACCTCACGAAAGTGCGCGAGGCACTGAGTCGGCTGGAGTTCCTCGTCGTGCAGGAACTGTTTCTGACCGAGACGACCAAGTTCGCCCATCTGGTCATCCCCGGCGCCTCGTTCCTGGAGAAAGACGGCACCTTTACGAATCTGGAGCGGCGGATTCAGCGCATCAGGAAGGCCGTGGACCCACCCGAGGGAGTCTTACCGGACTGGCAGGTGGTCGGCGAGGTGGCGACCCGGATGGGCTATCCCATGTCCTATGGCCATCCCTCCGAGATCATGGACGAGATCGCGCAACTGACCCCGACCCTGGCCGGCGTCTCCTACGAGCGGCTGGAAGGGGAGGGACTCCAATGGCCGGTGCCCTCTGCCGCTCACCCGGGCACGGCCCTCATGCATGGGGACCGGTTCCCGCGCGGGAAGGCCACGTTCGTGCCGGTGGATTATCTGCCGCCAAGCGAATCGCCGAACGAGGCTTATCCGTTTACCCTCGTAACGGGCCGCATCCTGCAACATTATAATTGCGGGGCGCAGACCCGTCGGACCGATATCCTGCAACTGGTGGATGCCGACGTGCTGGAAATGCACCCGGAGGACGCAGCCCGTCTGAACGTCGCCGACGGCGAATCGGTCCGCCTCGTGAGCGAGCGGGGCGAAGCACAGTTGCCGGTGGCGGTGAGCGAGCGGGTCCGCCCGGGCGAACTCTTCACGAGTTTTCATTTCCCGGCTATCGCCATCAATAGGCTGCTCTCGTCGAGCGCCGACGAGAGTTCCAAATGTCCGGAGTACAAGGTCTCCACGGTCCGGGTGGAAAAGCTGACGCCGGCCAGACAGACCGCGCCGGCCCATGCGAGATTGATCACATGA
- the pfkB gene encoding 1-phosphofructokinase, whose protein sequence is MIYTITLNPALDHYLEVKSLDMDDANRVRAESLYAGGKGIDVSRAIRHLGGDSMALGFIGGHNGRILVDLLKREGVTSYFTSIEQETRRDIIISAKRPVAQTLLHARGPSVDAEEWRCFLAHLRLLDLRDAYVVVGGSLPRGVPPDAYRQIITLVQRRGAKAILDADGPCLRAGLKARPFAIKPNVHELQRALRRPLRTDAEILRAAATLHRAGVEIVIISLGRRGLLVVSGRGSRLLALRTIPPTVTVRSRVGAGDSTVAGFIFRLARGKEIEDCARFATACGTAATLAPGNQLCRLSDVQRLLPRVSIKPLTIQKNCQD, encoded by the coding sequence ATGATCTACACCATTACCTTGAATCCGGCGCTGGACCATTACCTCGAGGTCAAGAGCCTCGACATGGACGACGCCAACCGGGTGCGCGCCGAATCGCTCTACGCGGGGGGGAAGGGCATCGACGTCTCACGCGCCATCCGGCACTTGGGCGGGGACAGTATGGCGCTGGGCTTCATCGGCGGGCACAACGGCCGGATTCTGGTGGACCTGCTCAAGCGGGAGGGCGTCACGTCCTACTTTACGTCCATCGAGCAGGAGACCAGACGGGACATCATCATCAGCGCCAAACGGCCCGTCGCGCAGACCCTGCTTCACGCCAGGGGACCGTCGGTCGATGCCGAGGAATGGCGTTGTTTCCTGGCGCACCTACGCTTGTTGGACTTGCGGGACGCCTACGTGGTCGTCGGGGGCAGCCTCCCGCGCGGAGTCCCGCCCGACGCCTACCGTCAGATCATTACCTTGGTGCAACGGCGAGGCGCTAAGGCGATTCTGGATGCGGATGGTCCCTGCCTGAGGGCCGGCCTGAAGGCACGGCCCTTTGCGATCAAGCCGAACGTGCACGAACTTCAGCGCGCGCTCAGGCGTCCGCTGCGCACCGACGCCGAAATCCTGCGCGCCGCGGCGACCCTGCATCGGGCCGGCGTGGAGATCGTGATCATTTCGCTCGGCCGCCGGGGCCTCCTCGTCGTGAGCGGTCGGGGCAGCCGGCTCCTGGCATTGCGCACGATTCCTCCCACGGTGACCGTCCGGAGCCGGGTCGGAGCCGGCGACTCTACGGTGGCCGGCTTCATTTTCCGGTTGGCCAGAGGGAAAGAGATCGAGGACTGTGCGCGGTTCGCCACCGCCTGCGGCACGGCGGCGACCCTGGCCCCTGGCAACCAGCTCTGTCGCTTGTCGGACGTGCAGCGGCTCTTGCCGCGCGTCAGCATTAAACCATTGACGATTCAGAAGAATTGCCAGGATTGA
- a CDS encoding universal stress protein translates to MKIVLAVDGSKYSRWATEWLGYLPLRAKSQTQALHVLDLAALRAPFMVQPVVIGNEPFIHDEIRRMEAKAKQVVADTASQLASLRIPAKARSVNGPIAPAILKQAGRKGLVVLGSRGMGALDRFMLGSVSTQVTQHAPCSVLVVKQPPRPIRRILLATDGSKPSEKAVRFLLREIRPQATGHTVEILAMHVIPFLKYPELKEIGNALVHRDAVKLAKAGYEVEEICQLGQPADEIMKVADHRKVDLIVSGAKGLGAVARFLLGSVSTKLVQHSTCSILVVR, encoded by the coding sequence ATGAAAATCGTACTGGCGGTCGACGGTTCCAAATATTCGCGCTGGGCAACCGAATGGCTGGGGTACTTGCCCCTGCGCGCCAAGTCCCAGACCCAGGCGCTCCACGTCCTCGACTTGGCGGCGTTGCGGGCCCCCTTCATGGTCCAGCCGGTCGTCATCGGGAACGAACCCTTCATCCACGATGAAATCCGGCGGATGGAAGCGAAAGCCAAACAAGTGGTGGCCGACACGGCCTCGCAACTGGCGTCGCTCCGCATCCCGGCCAAGGCGCGCTCGGTCAACGGGCCCATCGCGCCGGCAATCCTCAAGCAGGCGGGACGCAAGGGCTTGGTGGTGCTCGGCAGCCGGGGCATGGGCGCCCTGGACCGGTTCATGCTGGGCAGCGTCTCCACCCAAGTCACGCAGCATGCCCCCTGTTCGGTCCTCGTGGTCAAGCAGCCGCCCCGCCCGATCCGCCGGATCCTCCTGGCGACGGACGGCTCCAAGCCCTCGGAGAAAGCCGTCCGGTTCCTGCTCCGCGAGATCCGGCCCCAGGCGACCGGGCATACGGTCGAAATCCTGGCCATGCACGTCATTCCGTTCCTGAAGTATCCGGAGCTCAAGGAGATCGGCAACGCGCTGGTCCACCGCGATGCGGTCAAGCTGGCCAAAGCCGGCTACGAAGTGGAGGAAATCTGCCAGCTCGGCCAGCCGGCGGACGAGATCATGAAGGTGGCGGACCATCGGAAGGTGGACCTGATCGTCTCCGGCGCGAAGGGCCTGGGCGCCGTCGCGCGCTTCCTGCTGGGCAGCGTGTCGACGAAACTGGTGCAGCACAGCACCTGCTCGATCCTGGTGGTGCGATAG
- a CDS encoding TolC family protein codes for MDGAAHASHNEPRISLQNLVQELELASPEIKVARQRWEAAKAVVPQVQTLPDPRLQLGYQRMPMTEPLQGAMYGFGQEIPFPGKLKLRGEVASKEAERLEQEYLAVRLRLVSSLKETYFTLHFIHKSTEIVEKNKALLIQFEKTAKARYSVGQAAQQDVFRAQVEISRVLDRLAVLEQQKESLHAAINRLLNRPPTDPLGTPDEIQVPLLTLPLPELVRRAEAFSPILLASAKGIERSEQAVSLAHRQYYPDFDLNALGTRNDRINDNGYQVMLAIKIPLFYETKQRQGVREALAGLAGAREDLTATRQDILFQVKDAFVQTQRAERLITILRDAIIPQSSLALQSAQAGYAVGKVDFLTLLNSLLTLQESQLELHGEMVAHEKAVARLEAVTGGPLAGKDKERR; via the coding sequence ATGGATGGAGCCGCCCACGCCTCTCATAACGAGCCACGCATTAGCTTGCAGAATCTCGTGCAAGAACTTGAGTTGGCGAGCCCGGAGATCAAGGTGGCCCGTCAACGGTGGGAGGCAGCAAAAGCCGTCGTGCCGCAGGTGCAAACCCTCCCAGACCCAAGGCTCCAGCTCGGGTACCAACGGATGCCCATGACCGAACCCCTCCAAGGTGCCATGTATGGCTTCGGGCAGGAGATTCCGTTTCCAGGCAAGTTGAAGCTCCGCGGCGAGGTTGCCTCGAAAGAAGCGGAGCGTCTGGAGCAAGAGTACCTCGCTGTCAGGCTCCGACTGGTCTCCAGCCTGAAAGAGACGTATTTCACATTGCACTTCATCCACAAAAGCACCGAAATTGTGGAGAAGAACAAAGCCCTGTTGATCCAGTTTGAGAAAACTGCCAAGGCTCGGTACAGTGTCGGGCAGGCGGCTCAGCAGGATGTCTTCCGTGCCCAGGTGGAGATCTCGCGCGTTCTGGATCGCCTCGCCGTGCTGGAGCAACAGAAAGAGAGTCTGCACGCCGCGATCAACCGCCTGCTGAATCGGCCGCCCACCGACCCACTTGGGACACCAGATGAGATCCAGGTTCCACTCTTGACATTGCCGCTCCCTGAACTGGTTCGGCGGGCGGAAGCGTTCTCGCCTATTTTACTGGCCTCGGCCAAGGGCATCGAGCGGAGTGAGCAGGCCGTGTCCCTCGCCCATCGCCAGTATTATCCGGACTTCGATCTGAATGCCTTGGGGACCCGCAATGACCGCATCAACGACAACGGGTACCAGGTGATGCTTGCGATCAAAATCCCTCTCTTCTATGAAACGAAGCAGCGCCAGGGCGTACGAGAGGCCCTGGCCGGTTTGGCCGGCGCGCGCGAGGACCTCACCGCCACGCGGCAGGACATCCTCTTTCAAGTGAAGGACGCCTTTGTGCAAACCCAGCGCGCGGAGCGGCTCATCACCATCCTCCGGGATGCGATCATTCCACAGTCCTCCCTGGCCCTGCAGTCCGCGCAGGCGGGCTACGCGGTCGGCAAGGTGGATTTTCTCACGCTCTTGAATAGCCTGCTCACGCTTCAGGAGAGCCAGTTGGAATTGCACGGAGAAATGGTCGCGCATGAGAAGGCGGTGGCGAGGCTGGAAGCGGTCACGGGCGGTCCATTGGCCGGCAAGGACAAGGAGAGGAGGTAA
- a CDS encoding efflux RND transporter periplasmic adaptor subunit: MTIPPDRLQTIGVKYEQVARRPLEKVIRTVGRVAADERRLAKVTIKFHGWIEQLLVSAIGDHVKKGQVLFTIYSPDLVATQEEYLLALQGQKQLGTSEFPEVARGSKDLLEAARRRFQLWDINEEHIRELEQTSKVMRTLPIHSPITGTVIRKETLVGAHVEPGAELYTIADLSHIWILADIYEYELAFVKKEQKAAVTLSYEPGTVWTGRVGFVYPTLDPKTRTAKVRFEVDNSNEKLKPDMYANVELTVNLGTRLSVPQEAVIESGQKQLVFIHHGGGRLEPRVIKTGVKTGSHYEVVAGLKEGDHVVTSANFLIDSESRLKAVVESMGGMSEMK; the protein is encoded by the coding sequence GTGACGATTCCACCGGACCGGCTGCAGACGATCGGCGTGAAATACGAGCAGGTGGCGAGACGTCCACTGGAGAAAGTGATCCGCACCGTGGGTCGCGTGGCAGCGGACGAGCGGCGATTGGCCAAGGTCACCATCAAGTTCCACGGCTGGATCGAGCAACTGCTCGTCAGTGCGATCGGCGACCACGTCAAAAAGGGACAGGTCCTGTTCACCATCTACAGCCCTGATTTGGTCGCCACGCAAGAGGAATACTTGCTGGCCTTACAGGGGCAGAAGCAACTTGGGACGAGCGAGTTTCCGGAGGTGGCGCGGGGCTCCAAGGACCTGCTGGAGGCCGCACGACGCCGGTTCCAGCTCTGGGACATCAACGAAGAGCATATTCGAGAGCTTGAGCAGACCAGCAAGGTCATGCGGACACTCCCCATCCACTCGCCCATCACCGGGACCGTGATCCGGAAGGAAACACTGGTCGGCGCGCACGTGGAGCCAGGCGCGGAGTTGTACACGATCGCCGACCTCTCGCACATCTGGATCTTGGCGGATATTTACGAGTACGAGTTGGCCTTCGTGAAGAAGGAACAGAAAGCGGCGGTGACGCTCTCCTACGAACCGGGGACGGTGTGGACTGGGCGTGTCGGGTTCGTCTATCCCACGCTGGACCCGAAGACCAGGACCGCCAAAGTTCGATTTGAGGTGGACAACTCCAACGAGAAGCTGAAACCGGACATGTACGCCAATGTGGAGCTGACGGTGAACCTAGGGACCCGGTTGTCGGTGCCGCAAGAAGCGGTGATCGAATCAGGCCAGAAACAACTCGTGTTCATCCATCATGGAGGCGGGCGCCTGGAGCCGCGCGTCATCAAAACCGGGGTGAAGACCGGTTCCCACTATGAAGTCGTGGCCGGCCTCAAGGAAGGGGACCACGTGGTCACCTCCGCGAATTTCCTGATCGACAGTGAAAGCCGCCTGAAAGCGGTCGTGGAGAGCATGGGCGGGATGTCGGAAATGAAGTGA